One part of the Carassius gibelio isolate Cgi1373 ecotype wild population from Czech Republic chromosome B6, carGib1.2-hapl.c, whole genome shotgun sequence genome encodes these proteins:
- the LOC127959822 gene encoding 60S ribosomal protein L5, whose protein sequence is MGFVKVVKNKAYFKRYQVKFRRRREGKTDYFARKRLVIQDKNKYNTPKYRMIVRFSNRDIICQIAYAKIEGDVIVCAAYSHELPKYGVSVGLTNYAAAYCTGLLLARRLLNKFGLDKVYEGQVEITGDEFNVESIDGQPGAFTCYLDAGLARTTTGNKVFGALKGAVDGGLSIPHSTKRFPGYDTESKEFNAEVHRKHILGLNISEYMRSLMEEDEETYKKQFSRFIKNGVTPDSMEEMYKKAHAAIRENPVHEKKPKREVKKKRWNRAKLTLAQRKDRVAQKKASFLRAQAAEED, encoded by the exons ATG GGATTCGTTAAAGTAGTGAAGAACAAGGCCTACTTCAAGAGGTACCAGGTGAAGTTCAGGAGAAGGAGAG AGGGAAAAACTGATTACTTTGCCCGAAAGCGCCTGGTTATCCAAGACAAGAATAAGTACAACACACCCAAGTATAGGATGATTGTCCGCTTCTCCAACAGGGACATCATCTGCCAG attgcCTACGCCAAGATTGAGGGTGACGTTATCGTGTGTGCGGCTTACTCCCATGAGCTGCCCAAGTATGGCGTCAGTGTGGGTTTGACAAATTATGCTGCAGCTTACTGCACTGGGCTGCTGCTGGCCCGCAGG CTGCTGAACAAATTTGGCCTTGACAAGGTGTACGAGGGCCAGGTGGAGATCACTGGGGATGAGTTTAATGTGGAGAGCATTGATGGGCAGCCAGGTGCTTTCACCTGTTACCTGGATGCAGGCCTGGCCAGAACCACCACTGGCAACAAGGTGTTCGGTGCCTTGAAGGGAGCGGTGGATGGAGGTCTCTCCATTCCTCACAG CACCAAGCGTTTCCCTGGCTATGACACTGAGAGCAAGGAGTTCAACGCAGAAGTTCACCGCAAGCACATCCTGGGCCTGAATATCTCTGAATACATGAGATCCTtgatggaggaggatgaggaaacCTACAAGAAACAGTTCTCTCGCTTCATCAAGAACGGCGTTACCCCTGATTCC ATGGAGGAAATGTACAAAAAGGCACACGCAGCCATCCGGGAGAACCCAGTGCACGAAAAGAAGCCCAAGCGGGAAGTCAAGAAGAAGAG ATGGAACCGTGCCAAGCTCACACTGGCTCAGAGGAAAGACCGTGTTGCCCAGAAGAAGGCCAGCTTCCTTCGGGCTCAAGCTGCAGAGGAGGACTAG